One part of the Eublepharis macularius isolate TG4126 chromosome 16, MPM_Emac_v1.0, whole genome shotgun sequence genome encodes these proteins:
- the PDCD5 gene encoding programmed cell death protein 5 — protein sequence MADEELEALRKQRLAELQAKHGDPSSDVTQQEAKQREAEMRNNILAQVLDQAARARLSNLALVKPEKAKAVENYLIQMARFGQLGGKVSDQGLIEILEKVSQQTEKKTTVTFNRRKVLDSDEEEDE from the exons ATGGCGGACGAGGAGCTGGAGGCGCTGCGCAAGCAGAGGCTGGCCGAGCTGCAGGCCAAGCACGGG GATCCCTCTAGTGACGTCACACAACAAGAAGCGAAACAGag GGAGGCAGAAATGAGAAATAACATTTTGGCTCAAGTTTTAGATCAGGCAGCTCGGGCCAGAT TAAGTAATTTAGCGCTTGTAAAGCCAGAAAAGGCAAAAGCAGTTGAGAATTATCTTATACAAATGGCAAGGTTTGGACAATTAGGTGGGAAG GTATCAGATCAAGGATTGATAGAAATACTTGAAAAAGTCAGTCAGCAAACCgaaaagaaaacaacagtaaCG TTCAACAGAAGAAAAGTATTGGATTCTGACGAAGAGGAAGATGAATAA